In Ptychodera flava strain L36383 chromosome 6, AS_Pfla_20210202, whole genome shotgun sequence, the sequence AACCACTAGCCTATAGGACAGTGCTGTTTCCAATAGGGTGTTCCCACTGTTTTCAACAGGGTTGGAGGACCTTTACACAGAAAAATGGGGTTAAAAGAGTGAAAGGGACAAGGTATGCCCAAAGTGGCCTGCAAAAAGGTAGTATTTCAAACACCTCATTCAATAAACGCAAATTCTTACAGAACTATGTAAACTGCTGTTTGGCATTAAATCAAGCTGTTCAGAACTGGAAATTGTGTTTTTCCACACAAATGAGTGATGGCCACTCCAGGAAAGATTGTTGTACTGTACAGAGGAACCTGTGAGGATCAAAACCATTTTGTTGACTTACATCTTTAGTGTGTGCACTGATGTAATTTGCAGTCTCTGAATCATCTCTGCATTTAGTTAGCCATCGTTTGATAGTTTCACAGTCTGTAGGGGCATGGTAGATATTACCACATCTGAAACTTGGAATCAGAAAAAAACACCATATTCTAAATTCCGTTAACATTGAATTCAGAGGAAATGTGCCAGATAAAAGAGCGATGAACTCACGAaattattacaagttaaacaaccACTCATTTACCTACGTCAAAATTCTGAATAAACATCCTTTAGAGCTTACCAAAATGAGACATTGCACTTGCTGCATGTAGCACGCTTTGCTGCGGGGATTTCAGCTTTCATCACAATCTCACAGTTGCGGCCAGGACAGAAGCATAAGTTGTAATGACTCTGTCAAGAGGTGAGGAAAAAGATAAATTGACCACTAGACTGACACCATCAACAATCATAGGCTGAAGGCTGTGTCCAAGCATGGCCTCAATAAAGCctatttgatgtaaaaaatcACATTGACtccaaaaatatttcacatgttACATGTACTGTATCGATATAGGAGTGACTAAAAAAATTCCTGAGATTGACTCAGAGTTCAGAATGACAGAAAGCCTAAAAGTCACCCAGCTCTGATCTCTAAATTTTATATACTTTGCATGTCCTCCTATTAATTCATCAAAGAACTTGGCCCAATGAAAATCTCTACAAAGCCATATCAATGAAGTGAATTATTCTCTCCTCTCAGTCTGTTACAAAATGGAAACCTCTTCCTGGTTATTCAGGTCATCTTTGAAAGAATGAAGTCACACACTTACCTGCACATGGTCTTTGAAGGTAAAATACTTAAATTTTTTAACTATATCTTCTCTAACTAGAAGTGGGGATACAAAATCTTCAAGGGCAACTATATTGCAGTTGTTTGCCATGCACTGAATACCTGAAATGAAACCCAACATCAAGACATGTTAGTTACTTGCTACGTGCAATGAACAAAATCAAGGTCATGAGGCTAGCATGACGCTGTTTCTTTGTAAGTAAGGGACAGCCCTTGTTGGCATGGCTGCAGGGCAAAACATTGTGTATTGACATATgccttttttttttcactaatgTGGCTTGCAAATCATGTAAAACTCTGTACCGGTTTGCATCACACGTCAATGAGGCACTGATAGTACAACATGGAAGTTCAATAAGTGTTTTTCTGCTGTGTTTTGCTCCGACTTCATGCCGGTATGTTTACATGGCAAATGAATCAATAACATGTGATATCCCTGTCATTCTTTTGTTGAAGAGACTGTTGGTTATAGAATACACTTGTCAACACTGAATGTTTGAAACTTCTTTCCTCAAAGCTACTCTTAGTCTAATTAAATAACTTTATTCAGTAATCATGAATAAAATCATGAGTCAAAACTCACAGATTGGTCTTAGAGGAATAAATCACGCAACATTTACCAACACTGGAAATTAAAATGGCTCCTATGccctgagttaactctatgtgaaaattttaaaatgtttgattttcataaatgcGAGATGGCAAAACCTTCACTCATTCCGGCTCTGAAATAAGTCCACACAAGTACCAGGCCAGTAAATAaggtaaaaatttgagaatcctAATTTATGCCCACAGATACACTCTACCCTAAGCCATGATTCAGAGAATGCTGCAGGTATGTTAAACTGCACCATTGAGAAGACCCTGTTTCTCTGTCCACATATACTGATAACAAAATCTGACAAATTAGACTATTCGTGGATATTCTTCTGTGTGTATGCACATGTACTAACAAGAGTGCTTTGCCCGCACTTCCCACACATTTGCACTGTATGAAACCATTTACAAGGATACCCTATTATATTCCCAGGCCATTCATGTCGTAATATACATGTTATGGTTTTGTTTTGGACTCAACAATTGCTCAGGGTATGTTTTCAGGGCTAATATCCAGTCATTAAAGCTAAACTACAACAGTACTGCAGCTGTTTTGTTGGTACACTGGTTTTGACAAACCACCTGGTTGTTATTATTCATGTCACTGAATCCATATTCTCATTGTGATACACATACATTAAGGTTTTATTGTTGCTGTTTGACACACTCATTATCCACCTACATGTGTTTTCAATCATCCATAAAATTTATATTACCAGCATAGACATAAAGTTTGTAATAATTTTCCCTGTAAAAACCTCACTGGCATTtgaatgaaattccaaaaagtACTACCAGCAAATAGATGACCACAGGTCTTGTTTGAATTCAGATAGTAGAGTGAAATTGCAGACATCATCATGCTGTTATCAAAGAAGTTGAGATCAGGGAACATCTCTTCTAACCAAATGCATTACTTTGTACTGTGTACTTTGCCATACCTTCATAAAACTGATTCAAAAAATAGCTCAACCACTATTTTCAGAGGGTCTACGGTTCAACCGAAAATGTCAACTGTGTAATTGATAGCAGTTATTTGAATCCCAGAAGCTCCAGGCCACAAGAAAAGGTGGGTGATATTACACAGTAGGTATTTCAAACCATAAATATTATAATGTGGAAGATGCTCTCCATAATAATTTACAGTAAAATAAGTCACCTAGTAGTCAAGTTCACTAGGCAGTTGTTGGCTTATTTCCgatgtgattttgaaaataaatacagaGTGTGTACGCTCTCATCTATAAATGcttatacagtcacctgtaatctaaatatgcccatatatggtcaaaggggcattccttcgtattcaaaatgcccatgtgaggcatctgtgattggttagattttctttccatggtaactgtggcaaaattggaacaggtgacagtatacctttaatagtgTCTCTGATTTTTAACATGGAAATGCATCATTTTCCTGTTTGGGCATTCTCAACAGAAGAGCTGTTTCGTTTTTGGTTGTTTATTTAAAGCCTCAGAATTTACGAGCGTTATGAGTATTCTCAGACATCAACAACATCACATACCTGAGTATTCATGACATGACACATAAAAATGTATGTTTCTACGCCATCATAAGTAATTGTGAAGGGAAACCCTCAGTCTACAGTTGTTCAGAGTTACATTCTTCATGCACGCTCCCAGACAAAGCTACACACCTCTTTGTTGTAATGgtgaattaataataattttttgaagGCTAAATCAGGTTTAAAGGTTATCTATTTGAGAGTTGCTGTATTGAAAGAGCATGACTGATGGAGATTGGGTTCGCACTCAACAGTTTTACCAATCAACATAATCCTAGAGGGTCAAATTTTGCAGATGAAGCTGTAGGGGTCCCCCTAGGAAAACCCCATTTATTTCATGATGAAATTGGGCCCAGCCTTCTTCAGCTGCCTTGATAGAATAGTTCAGAGAGGACTGACTTGTTGTAGAGCCGACTGACCTGTAGAGACGCCATCTTTCACAAGGACAGAGAAGTGCATAGTCCAGCAGTCCTTGCAGAAGTAATGTCCACAGGACAGGGCTTTCAGCTTATCAAGACTGCATTTCTGTAAACAGACAGGGCACTGTTGATTCTTTGGAGGAGCACTGCTCTGTTGGGAAAACAAAACGAGAAAGGGTGACTTCAGAAATCATGATGGATATACGTTGATTGAAGTTAAACCAACCAAGGATTCCAAGATCAAAGATGACTATCCCTAAAGATTCTAAATTTGCTTTTCTCCTTATGCTCAAATATATTGATAGGGCTATGATGTAAATTAGCAAATCCAGGATCATAAACATTGTTGTTTGCAGGCTGCTCAGTACACAAAATAATGGAGTGGTCACTTTTGGTAATAGTTTGACTAGAATGTCTACAAAAAGCAACAGAATCTATCTAAAACACCCATCTTTGAGTCTACAAATATACTCCCCTTCCCCTGCTGATTGTACAATTCAGAGTATAATGGGTACATTGAGGTTGTGACTGAGACCACATAAACTCATGACATTTTAATGATTGTCTGCAAACAATATTCCCGTGAGAGAATTCTGTGACAACACTGgctgtacaagacaaactcacaAGGTCATGGGATACCAAACTGTATCTGTATAATAGAAACACCCGGGCAAGACATACATAATCATGATTTGAAGCCTGTGTAAGCACATAATTTTttgcattgtttacaaacaatcacACAATAAGGACTTTATATTATAATCTTTTTTTCATCAGATCTATTTCCAATATCACAGAGAGAAATGAAAGGTTTCTGGCAGATATTTGGTTGTAGAAACCTGTCATTACAGGCtgaaacaatctatttctgaaATTTGAGCACGATATTTTCTCATTCACTCAGTgacagtaaaataaaataaaaaagctctTTATCACCTGATAAGTTGTAAAATGAAACGGTCATATCAGGGAGAATTTTTTGCATGATGCAAAAGCATTTGTCAACAGTGACCACTTCTACAAgaatattgaaatgagtaaatcCTAAGAAAGATTATTTTTGGTTTCACGTCCTTGTGAAATAACAAGAGTGCAATAAAATGGCACATGGCCATGTTCACAAAACAGTTGTAAAATGGCAGACTTTGAAAAGACACTCATGTCACTACACACCTGcatgtattcatgtattcatCATACAGCTTCTGGTATTCTTTATTGTTGCACCACAAATTCAAATATGCATGTGAAAATGAGCCCCAATACCAATGATTAACACGATATCACTTCTCACATAAAAGTGCACAGCATTCAAAACCAAAGAAAGTCATGGCAGTATCAACATtgtgtaattttgaaaaattttgacttaCTTTAGATTTCCTAGCACACGGTGGCGGTATTATGTGGGACTCTACCAGAAGATTGGTTTTATCTTCTGAATTTCTGTTCAATAAAAGATATTTATAGAATTAATAAATGTTTATGTTATTATGAATAACGTTGCATAACACAGCAATGATATAAAGCAACAGCAATTGTATATCTGGCTGTAGCTGAATATCGTCACAATATGTATGAAATTGAAACATGTTGCCAGCTTTGCAAAGCTAAGGGCATGAAATGCATACCTTCATAGCTTATTTGACCATGAAATTGCAACAGATGTTGCCTTTCAGGGGCTTTGTTTATCAAACATGCCTTGACTTGCTTCATACATTACAAGCTGACGTTAAATTTCCATCGATAAGAATAGCATTTGAGAGCACGCATACAGTGAGAAATAAACAGTAATAACGTAAAGTAGATACCTGACTAAATTCTACACTGTCACACATGTAATGAATACAATATACTTACCTCTGTAGAAGGTCTGCTAGCACCCAATTATGCATTTTCAAAAGCACTTTAGCACTTGTAGGAGACACCTAAACACAGAAGACAAATCGCATATTTTCGTAGATTTGAGTGAAATAACACATGCACAATTTTCTTAGCAACAAAGATATTTTACTTGTGTTCACTAATTTTCGTCAACATACTTCAGTACCTTCCCTTGTATAGCAAGGGTAGGTTATTCCCTTTTTTGGAGAAGGCTTACACTAATGGACTTTTTTATCTGTGTGATgtaatttacagaaaatgtgTCTGGGCATAAAGATTATGAATATCACACGACTTTAATTTGGATCATCTGTATCATATTGTTCCAGTGAATTTTCAAGGTGTACATTGAACAGTATGCTGTACATGTACTaaccaatacatgtatatgtttggTAGACACTGAAAATATTATGTTAATCTTCAACAAGTATTctcataaaaaaatataaaatattttgcagctgtatgagagatatattgTGTCTGTGACATTACAAAAATCCGAATTTATCTAAAGCATTAAGACTTGCTGTGCTTTTACGTAAAATCACCTATCTTATTCACtctgaaaaacaaaccaaaatgcATCTAGtaatattttggaaaatgtgCGAAAAAGTAATTCTCACCTTTAGTGCCTTACTTGCTTTGTCTACCTGCTCAGACAGGTATTTTTCCACCTCCTCCATTGTCAAGCACTGGAGTTCAAAATATTCTGGGTCATCCTTCTTGTCATAGGGCTTGTCTCCATCTTCATGGTCGTCGTTGTCATAGTAATCGTACATGTCATCATCCTCTACATCGTCACCATAGTCACTGTTGTCCTCGCCGTAGTCGCTGTCATCAGACGCCTGGCTATTCATGTCGACCGACATTGTGGAAATGATAGTCCAATGACCGGTTTGACAACTGCAAGGTCCCGACCCTTTTACCTGCAGAGTGATTAAAGTAAATCCGCATAATCTCTGGCTTAATTTAGCTCATGACAACAGAATgtagtttcaaaaaatatgttcaATGCATATTTCCAAGCATATAGATCACTGGTTGCCTAACAACTGTTATTACCCTGAACTCACAAGTCCTATTGTCATTAAGGAAAAACTGTCCAACAACGAAGctaatttcagtttttctacaCTGATGTCACGATTTCAATgagatacaaacaaacaaacactggACAAATACCATGTAAAGAGACTTCAGATACATTCACCAAGTAGCGATAGGGATGTATACATCTTCAGGATATCCTCTGTGCTAGCTCATTAGCAATTCAATACTTGTATCTCATATTCACGAAAGGCTATTATATTTGCAATTGTACTAAAAATAGAGTCCAATGACTTTGAGAGATGAGATATTTCATACACACTGTAAAAGCATTAATTACCAGTATTCATTAGAGTTCAGGTTCACTATTTTTACTGACAGATGAAACAGTTGAAGCCTggagaaaaaattgaatattaagCGACTGATTGCTTTAATGGCAAATAAGTAAACTTAAATTCCAAGTGAGACATAGATGTGTCAAACATCAAACTGGTAAATTTAATCCCTCACTAATAAACCAATGCTTTCATtgtaacccttatcctgcctGGTTGTATAAACTCCCTATCTGTTGATTCAGTAACAATAGAGCCAAACCCTTTAGTATTCCTGTTCATATTTTCATCCCTTTGCCATATACTATGTCACAGTAGACAGAGTGAGTAAacatcatgtttacagtatctctgtttttagggtttttccaatttttgagtCTTATTAAACGCAACATACGGAACATGTTATGGCTCATTAGTTTTAACCTACTGGACCTGacggtgaaatatgaacttggcaggataaggagTCATTGTGgaactttctgaaaaaaaatctggaGATTCTAAAACACTATCAGAGTGAAATGTTGTACCACGACAGCCTTCCTTCACAAAATAAGAGAGGGAGCTCAGAAGCTAATAAATTGAATTTAGGGTATTACCGTATTTTGCATAACAGCAGATCTGAATAAATAATGGATTGACAGCCCAGCAGATCAATCCCTCTTTAATCGTGGCTTATCCCATTTTTTTGCTAGCTTTGCAGTGTCTGCTTGCTCAGGGAGCCTCTAC encodes:
- the LOC139135217 gene encoding potential E3 ubiquitin-protein ligase ariadne-2-like, which gives rise to MSVDMNSQASDDSDYGEDNSDYGDDVEDDDMYDYYDNDDHEDGDKPYDKKDDPEYFELQCLTMEEVEKYLSEQVDKASKALKVSPTSAKVLLKMHNWVLADLLQRNSEDKTNLLVESHIIPPPCARKSKSSAPPKNQQCPVCLQKCSLDKLKALSCGHYFCKDCWTMHFSVLVKDGVSTGIQCMANNCNIVALEDFVSPLLVREDIVKKFKYFTFKDHVQSHYNLCFCPGRNCEIVMKAEIPAAKRATCSKCNVSFCFRCGNIYHAPTDCETIKRWLTKCRDDSETANYISAHTKDCPKCSVCIEKNGGCNHMQCFKCKHDFCWMCLGDWKNHGSEYYECSRYKENPNIANESVHVQAREALKKYLFYFERWENHSKSLRLEQETLKKINQRIEEKVMNSAGTWIDWQYLLDAASLLAKCRYTLQYTYPYAYYMDSGPRKKLFEYQQAQLEAEIENLSWKVERAETTDRGDLENQMDIAEKRRQTLLKDFLVA